CGTCACACGCAGTGGTTGTAGGCGGCGCGTTGATCTCAAGCGCATGATGGCTGGCGGCGCGTGAGGGCGCGTGTGGATGTTTCTGATGACGCGACTGAAGGGTTTGGCCGATCTGGGGTGTATGACGTTGCTGGAGTGGTCGTTCGTCGAAAAAATCGTCAGAAACAGTGACGGCAGCGACGGTAGAGTGTGAACGGATGGACAAAAAATTGAGGAATCAGCGTATCAAAGGCAAAGAGGGAGAAACCGGAGTTAAGAACACGGTTTGccgaaaaagaaagaaaaaatattcacCGGAGACAGTGGGTCCACCGGGTAGTTGACGATTAGGGTTGTCTCTcaataggctctgataccatgttgaatataatgagtattgagagacatattgaataacccgtgtgtttcaactacacaacgaaatttctttatatagatAAAGACTattaaacaaccctaatttacagtaatgctAACGGGCTGGAATACTTACAgcccatctaatctaattatttacattataatataatattttaacagaTATCAATCCAATATAATGTATGTCTGGATACATATATATAGAAATGCATCAAGAGTTATTTTGTCCAATGTTTAAAGTTTATTGATGTATAGACAGATGATGCTATATAAAAAACTTGGCTGCTTGATGTTCTGTGAATATGattcattttcattttgaaaatGCAGGTTCAAAATCGTcacaatgtaaaatataatgGAACAGTTCAAGGGTTAAAATATATATGGAAAACTGAGGGTTTTAGGGGAATGTTTAAAGGAAATGGAACCAATTGCGCACGTATTATCCCTAATTCAGCAGTGAAGTTTTTTAGCTATGAGCAAGCATCTAAGTATGCTTCTTCACATTCATTATCtgatatatacattttttttcttcattttctgtGGTAAATTTGTTAATTCAATGTCCTTCTGATCACTGTTTCATACCAATGCAGGGGTATTTTAAATCTCTACCGGTTGCAAACTGGAAATGGTATATAAAGTAATCTATAATCTATTTTGCATGTACTTATTTTGTCGATTTCATGATAATATGTGAatgcatatttaaattttatcaatgaaTTTCTTATCTGAATACTTTTTAACTTATCTATCCATATTAGAATTTGCTTCTGTGAATGATGTCTATTCCCCTGCctacacttttaattttttcagaaGAAGCTCAACTCTCTCCACTTCTGCGTCTTGGAGCTGGGGCATGTGCAGGAATCATTGCAATGTCTGCAACTTACCCTATGGACCTGGTGCGAGGACGCCTAACTGTACAGGTATTGTTAAACAAAATTCTTTCTGAATTTTGATTATTGATTTCTTAgcttagatttttttaaattaaagactcGTTAGCATAGTTGGCTATTAAGCCCAATTCATTTTCAATGAATATGCAGACAGAAGCATCTCCTCGTCAATACAGAGGAATTTTTAATGCTCTTTCAACAGTCTTCCGGGAAGAAGGCGCTAGAGCATTGTATAAAGGATGGTTACCTTCAGTCATAGGAGTTGTAAGTAAACAACTATTGATTCTTGAAATAGAAAGACAAGTATATATTAACATTTGACACTAGACGATATTATGCTATGAGCCCTGAGTTTCAAAACAAAGCTTTTAATTTCCTGTTTATGTTACTATGTTGTGTGCAGATACCGTACGTGGGTCTAAATTTTTCTGTATATGAATCTCTAAAAGACTGGttgattaaaacaaaaccaCTTGGAATAGCTAAAGACTCAGAGCTAAGCGTGACGACAAGGCTTGCATGTGGGGCTGCTGCTGGAACTATTGGCCAGACAGTGGCATACCCTCTTGATGTCATTCGCAGAAGAATGCAGATGGTGGGATGGAAAGGTGCTGCTTCGGTTGTTGCTGGTGATGGGAAGGGAAATGCTGAGTATACTGGCATGGTTGATGCATTCAGGAAAACAGTAAAGTATGAAGGATTTGGAGCTTTATACAAGGGCTTAGTCCCCAATTCTGTGAAGGTTAGTTGATCTGGTAGCACATTTGCACAAGTTAATTATTTGTCAGATTCTACTGCTTTATGATTTAAATCATTTATCTAGGTGAGTAGGATTAAATATTTCAGTTGGACAATTTTATATTGCTTCATAGGAACTAAATGTATGTTTGAATTGACACTGAGTTTGACACCATGATTTTGTTGAAACTTCAAAATGCAACTCTTGAAAATCGCTGCCAATTGAAACATCCACTCAGAATTTTGGATACACTGATACACAGTTGAATTAGAAACTGTAGGGGAACATAAACGTAGGGAGTACAactttttcatcattttttaggATAGATAATTTCAGCAACAAATTCATTTGGGGTTGATTGACAACAGTTCTTTGTAATTGAAgagaaaattcaatttatagGATCAAATATAATAAGTTGTGTATATGTTAGATCAATATTTCAATTGCATTCTTGCTGTATTGGTTTCAGGTTGTCCCTTCCATAGCCATTGCCTTCGTGACATACGAGATGGTAAAGGATGTTCTTGGAGTTGAAATAAGAATATCTGACTGAAGAATTAGCAACCTTGAAGCTACTGTCTGAAGCTAAGATTTGGCGTGTGAAAACATTTTTCTAACtttattaaattgtaaaatgCTATAGTATTGCTTccattttttagaaaaaaaatgcatacaAAGAAACATTGAAGATAGATTTACATTATTTCACTGATCTTATGTAAATAATCCAAAATTAAGTAGCAATCCTAATCAAAGGCGATGGTTTTTGGGATTATATTTCTGTGTCTCTTTGTCATGCAAATACAACAGTGAGAACTACATTTTAACAAACTCATTATATGTTCCTTACGTTCATCTTTAACATCAAATCCCTTAGATAGAGACAACGATCACGATGAAACTCAACCAGAAAACAAAGCTGTCTTATTGCTTCCCTCTTCTTCTCCCCAAGGCTTACCAACTCTTCATCCttctctttcactttcttttcCAATTTCCCAATTTTCCTTTCAAACTGTGTCACtgttttcatcaaattcattttcTCACCTCCTTCCTTGCTCACATCAGCTTCTAATTTCCACACCTTTTCTTTAAACCTCCTAATTTCATGTTCATAATCAGCCATTGTTTCCCCAAGCATTTTAACCTCTTCCTCGTACTTTTGCTTTGTCAATTTGAAACTTTCTTTGTTTTCCTTGTTCAACTGTTCTACCACGTCGATCCTCTGATGCAATACACGAACATTGTCTTCCATTTTTTGATCAATGGTTTCTGCTAACTTCTGTATCGTTTCTGAATATTCATTTTGGCTTCGTTCATTTTGTAACTCTAACTCACTTTTCTGTTTCTGCATAGTGTTTATCTCACACCTTGCATTTCTTAACTGTTCTTCCAAATCATTTTGTTTGCTGCATTGAGATTCCAATTCCTTTATCCTTTCAATTAAACATAGTTTCTCTTTTAGCAGACTTTCTTCAGCTGAAACAGTTTCAGCTAAATTCTCCATATTTTGTATCCGAATCAAGTATTGTGAAACTTTTCCTCGTTCATTTTCTAACTGAATCTCCAATTCTCTGTTCTTGTTGCATACAGACTCCAAGTTCTGTTGCATGACATTAATCTGATCGGTGTATTCTTTCTTTTGGTTTAATGCTTCATTCCTAAAATGTTTCATCTTTTCTTCGATTTTGCATTTATGGTTTCGAAGACATTTAGCTTCTTGTTCAAGCTCAGCATTCTTTGATCTTAGCTGTTTCACTTCATGTGTTTCAAACTCATTTGGTTCTGTTGATTTTTGAGTTTTGAGAGCTTCAAGAGTGTTGACAAATGAAGAATAATGTTCCCTTTGTGATATTCTTGAGAATGGGTTTTTGTTTGAGATGTTGAAATCTGTTTCATCTGAAGAAAAGTACTCAGAGTCTGAACTAGAGGAAGAGAGTGAAGAAACCTTTACTCTACGAGAAGCTACTTTCATATACTCTCCGGTAAGGCGACCGTACAATACATACAATGACTGGTACTGATTGTAGAAGTCTTCAATTAGTCCCACAAGTTCTGTCTCTTTGTTGGAGTTTTCTTTTTTGCTTTGGTCTTCAGTCTTAATTAGCTTTAGGACTCTTGAGAGGTTGTTTTCAATATCTGCACGGGAATCACCAATAAATcttgttatattatatttaccTTGATCTTGATGGATAGATAGATATTCACATATGTTTCAAGATGTCACTGCAATTTGTAATGTGAAAAGAGTAGACTTTGCATTAGGCAAAGTTTGTTATTAATCTTAAATAGTGTCTCCCTGGTTAGCTTGTGTTTGTTTCCGCGTTCATGGTTGACAATTCACTTAAATCTACAAATTGTTGTTTTGATAAAACCATCATAAAGAATCATATGGAGCAAGAAAATTCTACTTAACGCGTGTCCAAACACATGTTTAACCAAGTTTGTATCAAagggtttttatttttgtaatcatGTTATTGGTGCGAAATATTCACTGACTTTATTGGCAATTAATCTCCGTTGTGAATCTGACTGACTACCTTCAGTGGAGTCTCTTCTATCCACAAAGATCGAACTCGAGACCTTCCTTAAATTATAATAGTCCAGTTTTACTCGGCGAAAGGTAATATTGATTTAAGTCAAAGGGTTCTCTATATTAAGTTTTAGTTTAAAGATACTCatttttagagtttttaattgAAGACGtgcaaatcaattaaatatagacgtagtcctttatttttcggttaaaataatttgttgtaATCCAAATCGTGTTCACAAGAAAAAAAGTATGCACCTATTTTGGTTCTTCTGAGTTCTTCA
This region of Cicer arietinum cultivar CDC Frontier isolate Library 1 chromosome 8, Cicar.CDCFrontier_v2.0, whole genome shotgun sequence genomic DNA includes:
- the LOC101507350 gene encoding mitochondrial adenine nucleotide transporter ADNT1-like, with translation MASKNEGAKPPSHAFLSICKSLVAGGVAGGVSRTAVAPLERLKILLQVQNRHNVKYNGTVQGLKYIWKTEGFRGMFKGNGTNCARIIPNSAVKFFSYEQASKGILNLYRLQTGNEEAQLSPLLRLGAGACAGIIAMSATYPMDLVRGRLTVQTEASPRQYRGIFNALSTVFREEGARALYKGWLPSVIGVIPYVGLNFSVYESLKDWLIKTKPLGIAKDSELSVTTRLACGAAAGTIGQTVAYPLDVIRRRMQMVGWKGAASVVAGDGKGNAEYTGMVDAFRKTVKYEGFGALYKGLVPNSVKVVPSIAIAFVTYEMVKDVLGVEIRISD
- the LOC101488584 gene encoding uncharacterized protein → MIKCHLRELSKSFGSQIHPKKSEELRRTKIDIENNLSRVLKLIKTEDQSKKENSNKETELVGLIEDFYNQYQSLYVLYGRLTGEYMKVASRRVKVSSLSSSSSDSEYFSSDETDFNISNKNPFSRISQREHYSSFVNTLEALKTQKSTEPNEFETHEVKQLRSKNAELEQEAKCLRNHKCKIEEKMKHFRNEALNQKKEYTDQINVMQQNLESVCNKNRELEIQLENERGKVSQYLIRIQNMENLAETVSAEESLLKEKLCLIERIKELESQCSKQNDLEEQLRNARCEINTMQKQKSELELQNERSQNEYSETIQKLAETIDQKMEDNVRVLHQRIDVVEQLNKENKESFKLTKQKYEEEVKMLGETMADYEHEIRRFKEKVWKLEADVSKEGGEKMNLMKTVTQFERKIGKLEKKVKEKDEELVSLGEKKREAIRQLCFLVEFHRDRCLYLRDLMLKMNVRNI